One genomic segment of Primulina tabacum isolate GXHZ01 chromosome 9, ASM2559414v2, whole genome shotgun sequence includes these proteins:
- the LOC142555265 gene encoding uncharacterized protein LOC142555265 — MRIRKHAKISTLLYATSSLDPGTLPQAHICQLNQSPWDVMNFSPPPPSPPPMQSSQVNGNDSFAGNGSSRDSIAVIKREWMNEFKKAAKWEHSGTNSGGAASNETEQGVGTSPKDDLVILCCKTDGKSWQCGREAAKGNSLCEHHLIMVRGYSNNSAHSATKNSAKSSVEARGRPGIKKRAAQSLSNPFVFYYYSGFGPRWGKKRGEVIKSINEEFNIPENDLDEDKEASSSCDIEDAVIEDWDEDEAEKIEAIRKKRARKPIKARSLKSLM, encoded by the exons ATGAGAATACGCAAGCATGCCAAAATTTCTACTCTACTCTATGCGACTTCCTCTCTGGATCCCGGAACTCTTCCTCAAGCGCATATTTGTCAGCTCAATCAATCCCCATGGGACGTGATGAACTTCTCGCCGCCGCCGCCATCTCCTCCGCCTATGCAGTCTTCCCAG GTCAATGGGAACGATAGTTTCGCTGGAAATGGGAGTTCGAGAGACTCTATTGCAGTGATTAAGAG GGAGTGGATGAATGAGTTTAAAAAAGCAGCGAAATGGGAGCATTCCGGCACCAATTCCGGCGGAGCCGCCTCGAATGAGACGGAGCAGGGAGTGGGCACTTCTCCGAAAGACGACCTGGTTATTTTGTGCTGCAAGACTGATGGCAAGAGCTGGCAATGCGGAAGAGAGGCTGCCAAAGGCAATTCACTATGCGAGCACCATCTAATCATGGTACGAGGCTATAGCAATAACTCCGCGCATTCTGCCACCAAGAACTCGGCAAAATCGTCGGTGGAGGCTCGGGGCCGCCCAGGAATCAAGAAACGGGCGGCACAGTCTTTGTCAAATCCATTTGTATTCTACTATTATTCGGGTTTCGGACCGCGGTGGGGAAAGAAAAGAGGGGAAGTTATCAAGAGTATCAATGAAGAATTTAACATTCCCGAGAATGATCTTGATGAGGACAAGGAAGCATCCTCCTCGTGTGACATTGAGGATGCGGTAATTGAAGATTGGGACGAGGACGAAGCTGAGAAAATCGAAGCGATTAGGAAGAAGAGAGCTCGAAAACCGATCAAAGCTCGATCTCTCAAATCCTTGATGTga
- the LOC142555261 gene encoding uncharacterized protein LOC142555261 → MAQVTLPSQLLFLLASVSFMLLSVSSQPPLGAAEQEAVYRVLESINSGIPWRTLFPDDMCASAPHGIVCDYFSDTSAVRAHVTELSFGYVSDYSPNPPCGSYSTFQPSLLTPILHLKKLFFYKCFTEKEIPFPDFSPLLSTSQASSLEELVFVENPGLSGSLDGRIGNFSGLRRLVLTGTSVSGEIPRGFGELINMEQLTLSRNKFEGKISANIFQNLQKLKVLDLSENGFKGSVPESIGNLTDLLKLDLSYNEFSGRIPEMIKNLNSLEFLDLSYNRFGHFGVPLFLSELPSLKEVYLSGNFLGGQIPEKWGNLGGILGIGLSGVGLFGNIPKSMGMTLKKVCYLGLDNNMLEGIVPEEFGALEFVTELNLENNNLTGRVPFSADLVSKLGKKLKLEGNPDLCIDEGLRSAKFSGVLGHLKVCRQPNIPQTALLFDNFYPRRRSSYALISLGFVFSWFW, encoded by the coding sequence ATGGCACAGGTTACCCTCCCTTCCCAGCTGCTCTTCTTGCTCGCATCGGTCTCCTTCATGCTCCTTTCAGTATCTTCACAGCCACCGCTCGGCGCGGCGGAGCAAGAAGCGGTGTACCGAGTTCTTGAGTCCATCAATTCCGGTATCCCCTGGCGCACGCTTTTCCCAGATGACATGTGCGCCTCCGCCCCACACGGAATCGTCTGCGACTACTTCTCCGACACCTCCGCCGTCAGGGCCCATGTGACGGAACTGAGCTTTGGATACGTCTCCGACTATTCTCCCAACCCTCCTTGCGGTTCCTACTCCACCTTCCAGCCTTCTCTTTTAACCCCGATCCTTCACCTCAAGAAGCTCTTCTTCTATAAATGCTTCACCGAAAAAGAAATTCCATTTCCGGATTTCTCACCATTGTTATCTACCTCTCAAGCTTCCTCTTTAGAGGAGCTGGTTTTTGTCGAAAATCCAGGTTTATCCGGATCTCTGGATGGCAGGATCGGTAATTTCAGCGGTTTGAGGAGGTTGGTTTTGACAGGAACAAGTGTTTCAGGCGAAATCCCACGAGGGTTTGGCGAGTTGATAAATATGGAACAGCTCACGCTTTCGAGGAACAAGTTTGAAGGTAAGATTTCTGCGAATATTTTTCAGAACTTGCAGAAACTGAAGGTTCTTGATTTGAGTGAAAACGGGTTCAAAGGAAGCGTGCCAGAATCCATTGGAAACTTGACTGATTTGTTAAAGCTTGATTTAAGCTACAACGAGTTTTCAGGAAGAATCCCAGAAATGATCAAGAACTTGAACAGTTTGGAGTTTCTTGATCTGAGTTACAATCGTTTTGGCCACTTTGGAGTGCCACTGTTCTTGTCCGAGCTGCCCAGCTTGAAGGAAGTGTATTTGAGTGGGAACTTTCTTGGAGGGCAGATTCCGGAGAAATGGGGAAATCTTGGGGGCATTCTTGGGATTGGGCTATCGGGGGTAGGACTTTTTGGGAATATCCCAAAATCAATGGGGATGACTCTGAAAAAAGTGTGCTATTTAGGGCTTGATAACAATATGCTTGAAGGGATAGTGCCTGAGGAATTTGGGGCTTTGGAATTTGTTACAGAGTTGAATTTGGAGAACAATAACTTGACTGGAAGGGTTCCATTTTCTGCTGACCTTGTGTCCAAACTTGGGAAAAAGTTGAAGTTGGAGGGCAATCCGGACCTTTGCATCGACGAGGGATTGAGGTCTGCTAAGTTCAGTGGTGTGCTGGGGCATCTGAAAGTGTGCAGACAGCCAAATATTCCCCAAACTGCCCTTCTCTTTGACAATTTTTATCCAAGGAGACGTAGCTCTTATGCCTTGATATCCCTAGGGTTTGtgttttcttggttttggtaG
- the LOC142555266 gene encoding large ribosomal subunit protein uL14, which translates to MSKRGRGGSAGNKFRMSLGLPVAATVNCADNTGAKNLYIISVKGIKGRLNRLPSACVGDMVMATVKKGKPDLRKKVMPAVIVRQRKPWRRKDGVFMYFEDNAGVIVNPKGEMKGSAITGPIGKECADLWPRIASAANAIV; encoded by the exons ATGTCGAAGCGAG GACGCGGAGGATCGGCGGGGAACAAGTTCAGGATGTCACTGGGTCTACCGGTGGCGGCGACGGTGAACTGTGCCGACAACACCGGGGCGAAGAATCTCTACATTATATCGGTCAAGGGAATCAAGGGAAGGCTCAACAGGCTTCCCTCAGCTTGTGTCGGTGACATGGTTATGGCTACTGTGAAGAAGGGGAAACCGGATCTCAGGAAGAAGGTTATGCCAGCCGTCATCGTTCGCCAACGCAAGCCTTGGCGCCGAAAGGACGGTGTTTTCATGTACTTCGAAG ATAATGCTGGGGTCATTGTGAATCCCAAGGGTGAAATGAAAG GGTCGGCCATCACGGGCCCGATTGGAAAGGAGTGTGCTGATCTCTGGCCGAGGATTGCTAGCGCTGCCAATGCTATTGTTTAG
- the LOC142555263 gene encoding uncharacterized protein LOC142555263: MGCFLGCFGDAKDWSSRRQRIHRADYQVQQKKVGSFQQQSVLLAGQSITETPPPNLVSELQNRPEGEEQQLSPSPRKRVTFNSNITTYERYSLCESTDSLPEGNPNVQKEKERNPRGSSRPLFEDENPVKSCVVSYPPNHRYHDARDSDDEAEDYSDSDLDDSEDDYEDDIDCTSDGREMMWPGSTLIQSLESRTENQSAGVIKKTQLLEEDGTLGSKSQARNRSDYINSVLNPVENVTQWKAAKSKGTRLLKSQKENNQTLFALSVRCDQFKNSNQEIAVDASLSNWLVSSESTLPKKKTSSSDIEYVNMSKG, from the exons ATGGGTTGTTTTCTAGGGTGTTTTGGAGATGCGAAAGATTGGTCGAGTCGGAGACAGAGGATTCATCGGGCTGATTATCAAGTGCAA CAAAAAAAAGTTGGCAGTTTTCAGCAGCAAAGCGTGTTGCTTGCAGGTCAGAGCATCACAGAGACGCCACCTCCCAACTTGGTTTCCGAGTTGCA AAATAGACCAGAGGGAGAAGAGCAGCAGTTAAGTCCGAGCCCAAGAAAAAGAGTTACGTTTAATTCAAACATCACTACGTATGAGCGCTATTCACTTTGTGAAAGCACCGATTCCCTACCAGAGGGTAACCCAAATGTTCAGAAAGAAAAGGAGAGAAATCCTAGAGGTTCAAGTCGACCACTATTTGAAGATGAGAATCCAGTCAAATCCTGCGTAGTATCATATCCTCCGAATCACAGATACCATGATGCCAGAGACAGTGATGATGAAGCGGAAGATTACAGTGATAGTGACTTGGATGATTCAGAAGACGACTATGAAGATGATATAGATTGTACATCAGATGGCcgagaaatgatgtggcctggATCAACTTTAATCCAATCTTTGGAATCTAGAACAGAGAATCAATCAGCTGGTGTTATCAAAAAGACTCAGTTACTTGAAGAAGATGGAACTCTTGGATCAAAATCTCAAGCAAGAAATAGAAGTGATTATATTAATTCTGTGTTGAACCCTGTGGAGAATGTAACACAATGGAAAGCTGCCAAATCTAAAGGAACACGTTTGTTGAAGTCACAGAAAGAGAACAATCAAACATTATTTGCCCTCAGTGTAAGATGTGATCAATTCAAGAATTCGAATCAAGAAATCGCCGTGGATGCAAGTCTTTCGAATTGGTTGGTTTCCTCAGAATCCACACTCCCCAAAAAGAAGACTAGTTCCAGTGACATCGAGTACGTTAACATGTCCAAAGGATAA